The Chlorocebus sabaeus isolate Y175 chromosome 6, mChlSab1.0.hap1, whole genome shotgun sequence genome has a segment encoding these proteins:
- the CNN1 gene encoding calponin-1, producing the protein MSSAHFNRGPAYGLSAEVKNKLAQKYDHQREQELREWIEGVTGRRIGNNFMDGLKDGIILCEFINKLQPGSVKKINESTQNWHQLENIGNFIKAITKYGVKPHDIFEANDLFENTNHTQVQSTLLALASMAKTKGNKVNVGVKYAEKQERKFEPEKLREGRNIIGLQMGTNKFASQQGMTAYGTRRHLYDPKLGTDQPLDQATISLQMGTNKGASQAGMTAPGTKRQIFEPGLGMEHCDTLNVSLQMGSNKGASQRGMTVYGLPRQVYDPKYCLTPEYPELGEPAHNHHAHNYYNSA; encoded by the exons ATGTCCTCTGCTCACTTCAACCGAGGCCCTGCCTACGGGCTGTCAGCCGAGGTTAAGAACAAG CTGGCCCAGAAGTACGACCACCAGCGGGAGCAGGAGCTGAGAGAGTGGATCGAGGGGGTGACAGGCCGTCGCATCGGCAACAACTTCATGGACGGCCTCAAAGACGGCATCATTCTTTGCGA ATTCATCAATAAGCTGCAGCCAGGCTCTGTGAAGAAGATCAATGAGTCAACCCAAAATTGGCACCAG CTGGAGAACATCGGCAACTTCATCAAGGCCATCACCAAGTATGGGGTGAAGCCCCACGACATCTTTGAGGCCAATGACCTGTTTGAGAACACCAACCATACACAAGTGCAGTCCACCCTTCTGGctttggccagcatg GCCAAGACGAAAGGAAACAAGGTGAATGTGGGGGTGAAGTACGCAGAGAAGCAGGAGCGGAAATTCGAGCCGGAGAAGCTAAGAGAAGGGCGGAACATCATCGGGTTGCAG ATGGGCACCAACAAGTTTGCCAGCCAGCAGGGCATGACGGCCTACGGCACCCGGCGCCACCTCTACGACCCCAAGCTGGGCACGGACCAGCCTCTGGACCAGGCGACCATCAGCCTGCAGATGGGCACCAACAAAGGAGCCAGCCAG GCTGGCATGACCGCGCCAGGGACCAAGCGGCAGATCTTCGAGCCAGGGCTGGGCATGGAGCACTGTGACACGCTCAATGTCAGCCTGCAGATGGGCAGCAACAAGGGCGCCTCGCAGCGGGGCATGACGGTGTATGGGCTGCCACGCCAGGTCTATGACCCCAAGTACTGTCTGACGCCTGAGTACCCGGAGCTGGGCGAGCCCGCCCACAACCACCACGCACATAACTACTACAATTCTGCCTAG